Genomic segment of Thermoanaerobaculia bacterium:
GACGCGAAGCGGATGATTCCGCCCGGCACCTTCCTCTTCAAGGCGGAGCCGGTCGACCGGTACGGCAACCTGATCGACCGCCACAACCTCTGGGAGATGGTCGGCGTGCGCTACCGGCGAAGTCTCTTCCCGGGGTACTCCGACGTCGCCGAGTACACGTTCCCGTGCCCCTCCTCCGGAGGGAGACCCGCGCCGGTCCGCGATCTCGTCGTCCCGGATCCTCCGGCCGGGACGCTCTCGATCGAGGCGACCCTCCACTACCGGAAGCTCGACCAGTTCCTCGTCGACTTCCTCTTTCCCGGGAAGGGGCTCTCCGCGCCGATCACCGACCTCGCCCGCGCCCGGGCGGTCGTGCGGATCGTCCCGGCCGCATGAGCCGTTCGCGGCTTCGCCGCTTCACCCACCCGCGGGCGGTCACGGCCGCCGCCCTGGCGTTGATCGCCGCGGCGGCCGCACTCTTCGCGACGCGCGGCGGAGGAGAGGCGCCCTATCGGCCGGGAGAGCCGGTCGAGGGGATCACCGACGTCAACGGCCGGCGCGCCGGCGGCGTCGACTGGGGGATCCGCTGGCGCGACGCGGCGGGCAAGTCCGGTCTCGCGTTCCGGCACTTCTCGGCGGGCGCGCGCTCGACGCAGCTGCCGGAGGACATGGGGTCCGGCGTCGCGTTCGGCGATTACGACCGGGACGGATGGTGGGACCTCTTCGTCGCCGACACCACCGGCCCGCTGACGATGAGCGCTCGCGATCTCCGGCGCGCCGGCGGCGGCTGCCGCCTCTACCGCAACATGGGAGGCGCGTTCGTCGACGTCACCGAGGAAGCGGGGCTCGGCGGTCTCGTCGGCACGTACCTCGGCGCGGCGTGGGGGGACTACGACAACGACGGCTATCCCGATCTCGCCGTCACGTCTTTCGGCGGCGTCCGCCTCTTCCACAACCGCGGCAACGGCACGTTCGAGGACGTGTCGCGGGTCTCGGGCGTCGGCGCGTTCGCCGGGTTCCGGACGGGCGCCGTGTGGGGCGACGCGGACGGCGACGGGCGCCTCGACCTCTACGTCTGCGGCTACGTGGACTATCGGTTCGATCCCGCCGACGCGCGGCGAATGTCGAAATTCGGCGCCGCGGACAGCCCCTTCACGATCAACCCGTCCTCCTACCCGCCCATCGCGAATCTCTATTTCCACAACGAAGGGGCGGGACGGTTCCGCGAGATGGCGGCGGAAGCCGGGATCTCCGACCCGGAGGGGCGCAGCCTCTCGGCGACCTTCGCCGATTTCGACGACGACGGGAAGCCGGACCTCTATGTCGCCAACGACGTCTCCGAGGGAGCGCTCTACGTCAACTCCGGCGCGGGACTCTTCGCCGACGGCGGCCACGACGCCCACGTGGCGGACTACCGCGGCGCGATGGGGATCGCCGTCGGGGACGTCGACGGCGACGGCGCGCTCGACATGTTCGTCACGCACTGGATCGCGGAAGCCAACGCCCTGTACGTCAACCATCTGCTCTCCGGCCCCTCGCGCCGCCTCGATTTCGAGGACGCGGCGGAGCGGTTCGGCCTCGGGGAGGTCTCGACCGACGACATCGCCTGGGGAACGGCGTTCCTCGACGTCGACGGCGACGGCCTGCCGGACCTCGCGGTCGCCGATGGGTCGACGTTCGAGGAGCCGTCCGACCGGCGGAAGCTCGTCCCGATGCCGATGCGCCTGTTCCGGAATCTCGGCGCCCGGGGGTTCGCCGACGTCGCCCCCGCATCGGGCGAGGTCTGGACGGTTCCCCGCGTCCATCGGGGACTGGCGGTCGCCGACGTCGACGGCGACCTGCGGGAGGAG
This window contains:
- a CDS encoding FG-GAP-like repeat-containing protein, with amino-acid sequence MSRSRLRRFTHPRAVTAAALALIAAAAALFATRGGGEAPYRPGEPVEGITDVNGRRAGGVDWGIRWRDAAGKSGLAFRHFSAGARSTQLPEDMGSGVAFGDYDRDGWWDLFVADTTGPLTMSARDLRRAGGGCRLYRNMGGAFVDVTEEAGLGGLVGTYLGAAWGDYDNDGYPDLAVTSFGGVRLFHNRGNGTFEDVSRVSGVGAFAGFRTGAVWGDADGDGRLDLYVCGYVDYRFDPADARRMSKFGAADSPFTINPSSYPPIANLYFHNEGAGRFREMAAEAGISDPEGRSLSATFADFDDDGKPDLYVANDVSEGALYVNSGAGLFADGGHDAHVADYRGAMGIAVGDVDGDGALDMFVTHWIAEANALYVNHLLSGPSRRLDFEDAAERFGLGEVSTDDIAWGTAFLDVDGDGLPDLAVADGSTFEEPSDRRKLVPMPMRLFRNLGARGFADVAPASGEVWTVPRVHRGLAVADVDGDLREEIAVVVHGGDLLLLKAEGGPANRRIAFRCEGTRSNRSAYGTRITVTAGGRRQVREIGAGSSYLSQNAPEAIFGLGGAARAESVSVRWPSGATQTFTNLASGRAYRLVEGGAEAMPVAAGSTSPVAFWDAYAHARGLAGAGDAPGAIAAYRQALALNPRHEDSLYALGNLLLETGDREAARQAFERLAAEAPRSARMHGALGDLLAEDAAGSGSDLEAARNHYRAAGEVNGEETGWVLRMGEISLAEGKIGDAAASFRNVAATNPRSFEALYLSGFLAYRRGDLREAARLYARAFAAMPLPAGRALAEGDARRALPALPRRGVFAAHWRRLASGAATMEDAYGDLSRRIGKPAR